A window of Rufibacter sp. LB8 contains these coding sequences:
- a CDS encoding MFS transporter, producing MEQTSTKSYGSALYTLAMVFFFWGFLAASNGVFIPFCKTHFNLSQFESQLIDSAYYGAYFIGSLLLYLYSTGVGFDFLNKIGYKKGIIYGLLISVVGALVMLPAVGSGEYTFILLAFFVIALGFSLQQTAANPFAVALGDPATGMHRLNLTGGVNSLGTTLGPIIITLVLFSAVVATPEQIAAADTSSINTLYLILAGVFLLVAGIFAMAKMPRVTSDEEPEKSGKATVALLAITGVIIALSIIGKLLPESESGLTTLVLLFAALSSVILILFLSNKAAQKNGEGWGAMRYPQLTLGMIAIFVYVGVEVTIQSNLGALLQTPEFGSYNEAQISRYISLYWGSLMIGRWMSAVTIFNVSKNMKTILSVVVPFIAFGVVLFVNYLSGNRVDDLAIYAVCIAIMIAANFWSQGKPAKLLMGLGILGMLAMVVGLYTEGQVGLFAFISGGLVCSIMWPSIFSLSITGLGKYTSQGSSLLIMMILGGAIIPPLQGGIADFTNIHDSYWVAVVCFAYLAFFAWKVSGILKKQGYDIENLESGGGH from the coding sequence ATGGAGCAAACGTCAACTAAAAGTTATGGCTCAGCCTTGTACACGCTGGCCATGGTCTTCTTTTTTTGGGGCTTTCTGGCCGCCTCTAACGGCGTGTTCATCCCCTTTTGCAAAACCCACTTCAACCTGTCGCAGTTTGAGTCGCAGTTGATTGACTCAGCGTATTACGGGGCGTATTTCATTGGCTCTTTGCTGCTGTACCTGTACTCCACCGGGGTGGGCTTTGACTTCCTGAACAAAATAGGCTACAAAAAAGGCATCATTTACGGCTTGCTCATCTCAGTGGTGGGGGCTTTGGTCATGTTGCCGGCCGTAGGCTCTGGTGAATACACCTTTATCTTGCTGGCTTTCTTCGTGATTGCGCTGGGCTTCTCTTTGCAGCAGACAGCCGCCAACCCGTTTGCCGTGGCGCTGGGTGACCCGGCCACGGGCATGCACCGCCTTAACCTCACCGGTGGCGTGAACTCGTTGGGTACCACCTTGGGGCCTATCATCATCACCTTGGTGTTGTTCAGCGCCGTGGTGGCCACACCAGAGCAGATTGCCGCCGCTGACACCAGTTCCATCAATACCTTGTACCTCATTCTGGCGGGCGTGTTCCTGTTGGTGGCCGGTATCTTCGCCATGGCTAAAATGCCCAGGGTAACCTCAGACGAAGAACCCGAGAAAAGCGGCAAAGCCACCGTGGCCTTGCTGGCCATTACGGGGGTGATCATTGCCCTTTCTATCATCGGGAAATTGCTTCCTGAAAGTGAGTCTGGCTTAACTACCTTGGTGCTGTTGTTTGCCGCCTTGTCCAGCGTGATTTTGATTTTGTTCCTGTCTAACAAAGCGGCCCAGAAAAACGGCGAAGGCTGGGGCGCCATGCGCTACCCACAGCTGACGCTGGGCATGATTGCCATCTTTGTGTACGTGGGCGTGGAAGTAACCATTCAAAGTAATTTAGGTGCTTTGCTACAGACTCCTGAGTTTGGCAGCTACAATGAGGCGCAGATTTCCCGTTACATTTCGTTGTACTGGGGAAGTTTGATGATTGGCCGCTGGATGAGTGCCGTGACCATTTTCAACGTGTCTAAAAACATGAAAACCATCTTGAGCGTAGTGGTGCCGTTCATTGCCTTCGGGGTGGTGTTGTTTGTGAATTACCTTTCCGGGAACCGTGTAGATGACCTGGCTATTTACGCCGTGTGTATTGCCATTATGATTGCGGCAAACTTCTGGTCTCAGGGCAAACCCGCCAAATTACTGATGGGCCTGGGAATTCTGGGCATGCTGGCCATGGTGGTTGGTTTGTACACCGAAGGGCAGGTAGGCTTGTTCGCGTTCATTAGCGGGGGCTTGGTTTGTTCCATCATGTGGCCGAGTATCTTCTCGTTGAGCATTACCGGTTTGGGCAAATACACCAGCCAGGGCTCTTCTCTGTTGATCATGATGATTTTGGGAGGCGCCATTATTCCGCCGCTGCAAGGCGGTATTGCAGATTTCACCAACATTCATGACTCATATTGGGTAGCGGTGGTGTGTTTTGCGTATCTGGCCTTCTTCGCCTGGAAAGTGTCTGGCATCTTGAAAAAACAAGGCTATGACATTGAAAACCTGGAGTCTGGCGGAGGCCACTAA
- a CDS encoding LD-carboxypeptidase encodes MIQPPFLQPGDSVAVVSTSNFTEQAYIDQLVEILKSWGLKPVLGKSIGARQGSFAGSDRLRQQDLQEMLDRPDIKAIFETMGGYGIIRIVEDLDFNAFKKQPKWVIGYSDTTFLHSHLQGMLNVASLQATMAADLEVGYQKMSWETLRKALFGEKLAYSVAAHPLNRLGEAKGTLTGGTLSILCNAKGTLTDTDTNGKILFLEETSEHKYRVDSYLQSLKRARKFDYLRGLVVGNLTEIEEDDPPFGMEAEEIILEAVKDYDFPVCFGFPAGHGPVNKALYFGVPLQLKVTESGSQITFKPGNGI; translated from the coding sequence ATGATACAGCCGCCCTTCCTGCAACCCGGCGACAGCGTGGCCGTGGTGAGTACCAGCAACTTCACAGAGCAAGCGTACATTGACCAGTTGGTGGAAATCCTCAAAAGCTGGGGCTTGAAACCGGTGCTGGGCAAATCCATTGGCGCGCGGCAAGGGAGTTTTGCAGGCTCAGACCGGCTGCGGCAGCAAGACCTGCAGGAAATGCTGGACCGCCCCGACATCAAAGCCATCTTTGAGACTATGGGCGGCTACGGCATCATCAGAATTGTGGAAGACCTGGATTTCAACGCGTTCAAGAAGCAGCCCAAATGGGTGATAGGCTATAGTGACACCACTTTTCTGCACAGCCACCTGCAGGGCATGCTCAACGTAGCCTCCCTGCAGGCTACTATGGCCGCCGACCTGGAAGTTGGTTACCAGAAAATGTCCTGGGAAACCTTGCGCAAAGCCTTGTTCGGGGAGAAACTAGCATATTCTGTGGCCGCACATCCTCTCAATAGATTAGGCGAAGCAAAAGGCACGCTTACGGGTGGCACGCTCAGTATTCTGTGCAACGCCAAAGGCACCCTCACCGACACCGACACCAATGGCAAAATTCTGTTTCTGGAGGAAACCAGCGAACACAAATATAGAGTGGACAGCTACCTGCAGTCTCTGAAGCGGGCCAGAAAGTTTGATTACCTGCGCGGCTTGGTGGTAGGCAACCTCACCGAGATTGAGGAAGACGACCCGCCTTTCGGGATGGAGGCCGAGGAGATTATTCTGGAGGCCGTGAAGGACTATGATTTTCCGGTCTGCTTTGGGTTTCCGGCGGGGCACGGCCCGGTGAACAAGGCCTTGTACTTCGGGGTGCCGCTGCAATTGAAAGTCACTGAAAGCGGTTCGCAGATCACCTTCAAGCCCGGGAACGGCATCTAA
- a CDS encoding NTP transferase domain-containing protein, which produces MTSSEAKPPLYGLVLSGGKSERMGQDKSLLPYHGLPQRDHALQLLGIVCDKVFLSLRPGQQENQNSKTASILDSQEGLRGPLNGILSAMQQHPQAAWLVLACDLPLVTAATLKKLIQHRNPEKIATAYAVNGSDLPEPLVAIWEPTAYALALAFTQTGKTCPRKFLLGQDIQLVHPAHDEELFNANFPEDATYAKAKLTHDA; this is translated from the coding sequence GTGACATCATCAGAAGCTAAACCACCCCTGTACGGCCTGGTGCTCAGCGGCGGCAAAAGCGAGCGCATGGGCCAGGACAAAAGCCTGCTGCCCTACCACGGCCTTCCCCAGCGCGACCATGCGCTGCAGTTATTGGGTATCGTCTGCGATAAGGTATTTTTAAGTCTTAGGCCCGGTCAACAGGAAAATCAAAACAGCAAGACAGCTTCTATTCTAGATTCACAGGAAGGGTTGCGCGGACCTTTGAACGGTATTTTGAGCGCCATGCAACAACACCCGCAAGCGGCCTGGCTGGTCTTGGCCTGTGATTTACCTTTGGTGACTGCTGCAACTTTAAAGAAATTAATTCAACACCGAAACCCTGAAAAAATAGCCACCGCCTACGCAGTGAACGGTTCTGATTTGCCCGAGCCTTTGGTGGCTATATGGGAACCTACGGCGTATGCACTAGCCTTGGCTTTCACCCAAACCGGCAAAACCTGTCCGCGCAAGTTTTTGTTAGGCCAGGACATTCAACTGGTGCACCCGGCCCACGATGAAGAACTGTTCAACGCCAATTTCCCGGAAGACGCCACCTATGCCAAAGCCAAACTAACCCATGACGCTTAA
- a CDS encoding HesA/MoeB/ThiF family protein, which translates to MTLNPRYSRQVQLPGFGAEAQQKLQHARVLVVGAGGLGVPVLQYLAGMGVGTLGFLDSDVVSLNNLHRQVLYAEADVGQPKVAAAAKRLAQLNSGITLLPLHLQLSPENALEIIAAYDVVVDATDNFEARYLINDACVILKKPFVYGALHQFEGQVSVFNYQGGPTYRCLFPSPPAAHEIPDCNTAGVLGVVPSIIGSLQALEAVKILTGVGETLSGILLVYDFLRNTQFKMKLTANPANRNITQLQASYSGVACAVVHIVSAQDLNQWIQENRELLLLDVREKTEFAQGHLPQALSVPLSEFEAHLPTLPAQLPVVTICQKGARSQKAAALLLEKFPAREVYSLTGGMDQWAQHKSHVPA; encoded by the coding sequence ATGACGCTTAACCCAAGATACAGCCGCCAGGTGCAGTTGCCCGGTTTTGGTGCCGAAGCCCAGCAAAAGCTCCAGCACGCCCGCGTGTTGGTGGTAGGCGCTGGCGGATTGGGCGTGCCGGTGTTGCAATACTTGGCAGGCATGGGCGTGGGCACCCTGGGATTTCTGGACAGCGACGTGGTGAGCCTGAACAACCTGCATCGCCAGGTCTTGTATGCTGAAGCCGATGTAGGACAACCAAAAGTAGCCGCCGCTGCTAAAAGGTTGGCTCAGTTGAACTCCGGCATCACGCTACTGCCTTTGCACCTGCAACTCAGCCCAGAAAATGCCCTGGAAATCATAGCAGCGTATGACGTGGTGGTAGACGCCACCGATAATTTTGAGGCCCGCTACCTGATCAATGATGCTTGTGTTATTCTGAAGAAACCGTTTGTGTACGGCGCGCTGCACCAGTTTGAAGGCCAGGTGAGCGTGTTCAATTACCAGGGCGGCCCCACCTACCGTTGCCTTTTCCCTTCGCCCCCGGCTGCGCATGAAATTCCGGACTGCAACACTGCCGGCGTGCTGGGCGTGGTGCCAAGTATAATTGGATCTCTGCAGGCGCTGGAGGCAGTGAAAATCCTAACAGGGGTGGGTGAAACCTTGTCGGGCATTTTGCTGGTGTATGATTTCCTGCGGAACACGCAGTTTAAAATGAAACTGACTGCCAATCCCGCCAACCGGAACATTACCCAATTGCAAGCGTCCTATTCTGGAGTTGCCTGTGCCGTTGTGCATATTGTATCTGCTCAAGATCTAAACCAATGGATCCAGGAAAACCGGGAATTGTTATTGCTGGATGTTCGGGAAAAAACCGAATTTGCTCAAGGGCATTTGCCGCAAGCACTCTCCGTGCCGCTCTCAGAATTTGAAGCCCATTTGCCCACGTTGCCGGCGCAGTTGCCCGTAGTGACCATCTGCCAGAAAGGAGCCCGAAGCCAGAAAGCCGCCGCCCTTCTGCTAGAAAAATTCCCTGCACGGGAAGTCTACAGCCTGACCGGCGGCATGGACCAATGGGCACAACACAAATCGCACGTCCCCGCATGA
- a CDS encoding IS1 family transposase, with amino-acid sequence MFEVLIKINCPHCQSSKVVKNGKKKNGAQNLLCHSCRKQFQATYQYKGADPATKQLMVRLLERNNGIRDIEALLGVSRKCILDNLCRQGSRLSIAPARRCYESVQIDEVWSYVGRRRKGKYWLLYAYCPETDEVLAYSCGPRSAATVRKLLKKLEKAHIGEYCTDHWRAFAQVIPTEKHKVGKAYTKNIEGVNTCLRARNRRLVRKTTCFSKKKENHDASLNLMFNYRNNQKSKHHTL; translated from the coding sequence ATGTTCGAAGTCCTCATCAAAATAAACTGTCCCCACTGCCAGAGCAGTAAGGTAGTAAAAAACGGAAAGAAAAAGAACGGTGCCCAGAACCTGCTATGCCACAGCTGCAGAAAGCAGTTCCAGGCCACGTACCAGTACAAAGGCGCCGATCCGGCCACAAAGCAGCTAATGGTGCGGCTTTTGGAGCGCAACAACGGCATCCGCGACATAGAGGCGCTGCTGGGGGTGAGCCGCAAGTGCATACTGGACAACCTGTGCCGGCAAGGCAGCCGACTCAGCATCGCACCGGCGCGGCGCTGCTACGAGTCGGTGCAGATAGACGAGGTCTGGAGCTACGTGGGCAGGCGCAGGAAAGGGAAGTACTGGCTTTTGTATGCCTACTGCCCCGAGACGGATGAGGTTTTGGCTTACAGTTGCGGCCCCAGGAGCGCAGCAACTGTGAGGAAGCTGCTCAAGAAGCTGGAGAAAGCACACATTGGAGAATACTGCACCGACCATTGGAGAGCCTTCGCCCAGGTGATACCTACAGAGAAACACAAGGTGGGCAAGGCTTACACAAAAAATATAGAAGGGGTAAATACCTGCCTCAGGGCCAGGAACAGGAGGCTGGTCAGGAAAACGACCTGCTTCTCCAAGAAAAAGGAGAACCATGATGCGAGCTTAAACCTAATGTTCAACTACCGAAACAACCAAAAATCAAAGCATCATACATTGTAA
- a CDS encoding N-formylglutamate amidohydrolase, translated as MEQQNLHYILTCEHAGNQVPAAYQELFEGHEEVLYSHQGMDFGALRLAKRLASDTELPLYYTLTTRLLVEPNRSLDNDDLFSDYSKKLPEKEKQQVLVHYYQPHRDQVEKYAQELISEGKNVLHLAVHTFTPVKDGEVRNVDIGILFDPNQPLEVAFARAFKQQLREINPERLVKDNEPYAGVDDGFPTYLRKQFSKTQYGGIELEVNQKFFLDGDPDVWENLQQEITRAFLAVVKR; from the coding sequence ATGGAACAGCAAAACCTGCACTATATCCTGACCTGTGAACACGCCGGCAACCAGGTGCCCGCCGCTTACCAAGAATTGTTTGAGGGTCATGAAGAAGTCTTGTACAGCCACCAAGGCATGGATTTCGGCGCCCTGCGGCTAGCCAAGCGGCTGGCCAGCGACACTGAATTGCCTTTGTATTACACGCTCACAACCAGGCTGTTGGTGGAGCCCAACCGTTCCCTGGACAACGACGATCTGTTTTCTGACTATAGTAAGAAACTCCCCGAGAAAGAAAAGCAGCAGGTGCTGGTCCACTATTATCAACCGCACCGCGACCAGGTGGAGAAATACGCCCAGGAATTGATTTCCGAAGGAAAAAACGTGCTGCACCTGGCCGTGCATACCTTCACGCCCGTGAAAGATGGGGAAGTCCGGAACGTGGACATCGGCATTCTGTTTGACCCAAACCAGCCGCTGGAAGTAGCTTTTGCCCGAGCCTTCAAACAACAGTTGCGGGAAATCAACCCAGAACGGCTGGTGAAAGACAATGAACCCTACGCGGGCGTGGATGACGGTTTCCCAACCTACCTCAGAAAGCAGTTCTCTAAAACCCAGTACGGCGGCATTGAGCTGGAGGTGAATCAGAAATTCTTCCTGGACGGCGACCCCGATGTGTGGGAAAACCTGCAGCAGGAAATCACGCGCGCTTTTCTGGCCGTGGTGAAACGCTAA
- a CDS encoding M20/M25/M40 family metallo-hydrolase yields MKQTTYKQNVWGKASLPALFLSLSLLSGPVALAQGPNQAPPKNPVVEAIIKEATENSQLEKLAHELVDVIGPRLVGTPEMQQANNWAVAKYQGWGIAARNEKWGEWRGWQRGVSHIDMVHPRVKSLEGMQLAWSPATPNKGITAEVILLPEGTDSLAFQKWLPNVKGKLVMISMPQATGRPDYNWQEFATKESFDKMKAQRTAQNEAWRKRMAGYGYSARTLPVALEKAGAAGVVMSNWSAGFGVNKIFSAYTKKIPTVDISLEDYGLVYRLAESGQKPKLLIKADSKNLPNAPTFNTIAEIKGTEKPNEYVLLSAHFDSWDGASGATDNATGTIVMMEAMRILKKLYPNPKRTILVGHWGSEEQGLNGSRAFVEDHPEIVQNLQAAFNQDNGTGRVTNISGQGFLHAYEYMGRWLSAVPSDIRGHIQTTFPGTPGGGGSDHASFVAVGAPAFSLSSLSWSYGNYTWHTNRDTYDKIVFDDVRNNAILTAILAYMASEDPTKTPRERIVLPINPRTGQPSTWPAQGKPTRKGGLD; encoded by the coding sequence ATGAAACAAACTACCTACAAACAAAACGTCTGGGGCAAGGCAAGCCTTCCGGCGTTGTTCCTATCCCTTTCCCTGCTTTCCGGTCCCGTGGCGCTGGCGCAGGGTCCAAACCAGGCACCGCCCAAAAACCCGGTGGTAGAAGCCATCATCAAAGAAGCCACTGAGAATTCACAACTGGAGAAACTGGCCCATGAGCTGGTGGACGTGATTGGCCCCCGCCTGGTGGGCACCCCCGAAATGCAGCAGGCCAACAACTGGGCCGTAGCCAAATACCAGGGCTGGGGCATTGCCGCCCGCAATGAGAAATGGGGCGAGTGGCGCGGCTGGCAACGCGGCGTGTCACACATTGACATGGTGCACCCGCGCGTGAAATCGCTGGAAGGCATGCAACTGGCCTGGAGCCCGGCCACGCCCAACAAAGGCATTACCGCAGAGGTCATTCTGCTGCCCGAAGGCACGGATTCTCTGGCGTTCCAGAAGTGGTTGCCCAACGTGAAAGGCAAACTGGTGATGATCTCCATGCCGCAGGCTACCGGCCGACCAGACTACAACTGGCAGGAATTCGCGACCAAAGAATCTTTTGACAAAATGAAAGCCCAGCGCACGGCCCAGAATGAGGCCTGGCGCAAGCGCATGGCCGGTTACGGTTACAGCGCCCGCACGCTGCCCGTGGCCCTGGAGAAAGCGGGTGCCGCCGGCGTGGTGATGTCAAACTGGTCTGCCGGATTTGGTGTGAACAAGATCTTCAGTGCCTATACCAAGAAAATCCCGACGGTGGACATCTCTCTGGAAGATTACGGCCTGGTGTACCGCCTGGCGGAGTCTGGCCAAAAGCCCAAGCTCTTGATCAAAGCCGATTCCAAGAACCTGCCCAACGCGCCTACCTTCAACACCATTGCCGAAATCAAAGGCACCGAGAAACCGAATGAATACGTGCTGCTGTCGGCGCACTTTGACTCCTGGGACGGCGCCTCTGGGGCCACTGACAACGCCACCGGTACCATTGTCATGATGGAGGCCATGCGTATTCTCAAGAAACTGTACCCAAATCCCAAGCGCACCATTCTGGTAGGCCACTGGGGTTCTGAGGAGCAAGGCTTGAACGGTTCGCGCGCGTTTGTGGAAGACCACCCCGAGATTGTGCAGAACCTGCAGGCCGCCTTTAACCAGGACAACGGCACCGGCCGCGTGACCAACATTTCGGGCCAGGGCTTCCTGCATGCCTATGAGTACATGGGCAGATGGCTGAGCGCAGTGCCGAGTGATATTAGAGGCCACATCCAGACCACGTTCCCGGGCACACCGGGCGGCGGAGGTTCTGACCATGCTTCCTTTGTAGCGGTAGGCGCCCCTGCGTTTTCGTTGAGTTCATTGAGCTGGTCTTATGGCAACTACACCTGGCACACCAACCGTGACACCTATGACAAGATTGTGTTTGATGATGTGCGCAACAACGCCATCTTAACCGCCATCTTAGCCTACATGGCCAGCGAAGACCCCACCAAGACCCCGCGTGAGCGCATAGTTTTGCCCATCAACCCAAGAACGGGCCAGCCATCTACCTGGCCTGCCCAGGGAAAACCCACCAGAAAAGGCGGTTTAGACTAA
- a CDS encoding sulfite exporter TauE/SafE family protein, whose amino-acid sequence MGTTQIARPRMTTGWSQLLWIGLAFFAIAALYSSVGFGGGSSYLALLALVLPNFLEVKTTALLCNLVVVSGSTYLYLKQGLVDWKQFLPLALCSVPAAFLGATIPLTQHTFFISLGLVLALSGLLLFLPFFRKTTAETQPIIRKRPYVLSFLLGGGSGFMSGLVGIGGGILLAPFLHLLRWDAPKKIAALASFFILLNSISGLAGLAFAGKFAVSPITTPILLLAVLVGGQLGARLSLNLLPAPAIKGITGLLVFYIGFKLVVRYTWGLEV is encoded by the coding sequence ATGGGCACAACACAAATCGCACGTCCCCGCATGACCACCGGCTGGAGCCAGTTGCTATGGATTGGGTTGGCGTTTTTCGCCATTGCGGCTTTGTATTCCTCGGTGGGGTTTGGCGGCGGCTCTAGTTATTTGGCCTTGCTGGCGCTGGTGCTGCCTAATTTCCTGGAAGTGAAAACCACGGCCTTGCTCTGTAATTTGGTAGTGGTGAGTGGCAGCACGTATTTGTATCTGAAACAGGGCTTGGTAGACTGGAAACAGTTTCTGCCCTTGGCCTTGTGCAGTGTGCCCGCCGCTTTTCTGGGCGCCACCATTCCGCTGACCCAACACACGTTTTTCATCTCCTTAGGCTTGGTGCTAGCTTTGTCTGGTTTGCTGTTGTTCTTACCTTTCTTCCGAAAAACCACCGCAGAAACGCAACCGATTATCAGAAAAAGGCCGTACGTGCTTTCGTTTTTACTAGGCGGCGGAAGCGGATTTATGTCGGGTTTGGTGGGCATTGGCGGCGGAATTCTACTGGCCCCGTTTCTGCATCTGTTGCGCTGGGATGCGCCTAAGAAAATCGCCGCCCTGGCCTCCTTTTTCATTCTGTTGAACTCTATATCTGGTTTGGCGGGCCTGGCGTTTGCCGGCAAGTTTGCGGTTTCGCCCATCACCACCCCTATTTTACTGCTGGCCGTGCTGGTGGGCGGACAATTGGGTGCGCGGCTCAGTTTAAACCTCTTGCCTGCCCCGGCCATTAAAGGAATTACCGGGTTGCTGGTGTTCTATATTGGTTTCAAGCTGGTGGTGCGGTATACTTGGGGCCTAGAAGTGTAG
- a CDS encoding molybdopterin molybdotransferase MoeA, whose translation MISVEEALRLVLAHCPTPTTEFILLAEATGRTLAQDVFADRDLPPFDRVTMDGIAVQAEIFQQGIREFTVAGVQAAGAPALSLQDSSHCLEVMTGAVLPGNTNAVVPYEQCDIKDGTATVHALEVRLGQNIHRQGTDATAGDTLVKKGNSITPAVVGILASVGLAEVEALRQPTIAICSTGDELVDVDQTPLPHQIRKSNVHMLAAELQAENIKTNLFHLPDEPEAMFTALREILKSHEVLLLSGAVSKGKFDFLPQVLARLQLNLVFHSIAQKPGKPMLFGTLPDGKTVFGFPGNPVSTFVCYQLYFRPWLQQHQGLPAKKATGVLAESISFKPNLTYHVPVTLSLENGMLNARPIQGSGSGDLTSLLPAQGLLSLPSDKVEFLAGERFPVTLFSFAL comes from the coding sequence ATGATTTCCGTTGAAGAAGCCCTCCGCCTGGTACTGGCGCATTGTCCCACGCCCACCACAGAATTTATTCTCTTAGCAGAAGCCACGGGCAGAACATTGGCCCAGGACGTGTTCGCCGACCGGGATTTACCACCGTTTGACCGCGTGACCATGGACGGCATTGCCGTGCAGGCAGAAATATTTCAGCAGGGAATTCGGGAATTTACCGTGGCCGGCGTGCAGGCGGCGGGCGCTCCTGCCCTTTCGTTGCAAGATTCTAGCCATTGCCTGGAAGTCATGACGGGCGCCGTGCTTCCGGGCAATACCAATGCGGTGGTTCCCTATGAGCAGTGTGACATTAAGGATGGAACTGCCACCGTTCACGCCCTTGAAGTCAGGCTTGGCCAGAACATTCACCGGCAGGGCACAGACGCTACCGCCGGTGACACGTTGGTCAAAAAAGGAAACAGTATCACGCCGGCGGTGGTGGGAATTTTGGCATCGGTGGGGTTGGCGGAGGTAGAAGCTTTGCGCCAGCCTACAATTGCCATCTGCTCTACCGGAGATGAATTGGTAGACGTAGATCAAACCCCGCTACCGCACCAAATCAGAAAATCAAATGTGCACATGCTGGCGGCTGAACTTCAGGCTGAGAATATAAAAACCAACCTTTTCCATCTGCCAGATGAGCCCGAGGCCATGTTTACGGCGCTGCGGGAAATTCTGAAATCGCATGAGGTTTTGCTGCTGTCGGGCGCGGTGTCTAAGGGCAAGTTTGATTTTCTGCCGCAGGTCTTAGCTCGGTTGCAACTGAATTTGGTGTTCCATTCCATCGCGCAGAAGCCGGGCAAGCCTATGTTGTTTGGCACCTTGCCCGACGGTAAAACGGTGTTTGGTTTTCCGGGCAATCCGGTGTCTACGTTTGTGTGCTACCAATTGTATTTCAGGCCGTGGCTGCAGCAGCACCAAGGGTTACCGGCAAAGAAAGCGACTGGCGTGCTGGCGGAGTCCATTTCCTTCAAGCCCAACCTCACCTACCACGTGCCCGTGACCCTTTCCCTGGAAAACGGAATGCTCAACGCAAGGCCCATCCAAGGTTCCGGCTCCGGTGACCTGACTAGCCTTCTGCCGGCGCAGGGTTTACTTTCCTTGCCTTCAGATAAAGTGGAATTCCTGGCGGGCGAACGTTTTCCGGTGACCTTGTTTTCTTTCGCGCTCTGA
- the moaC gene encoding cyclic pyranopterin monophosphate synthase MoaC encodes MSILSHINDQGQPAMVDVSEKTVTTRTAVAQGLVEFPAEVFAQLSQDGFLTKKGAVLQTAIIAGVMAAKKTSDLIPLCHPLALNAINLDIAPSATIENTLEITCTVRCEGKTGVEMEALTGVSGAALTIYDMCKALTHDISISQITLLKKTGGKSDIIRS; translated from the coding sequence ATGAGCATTCTTTCGCATATCAATGACCAGGGGCAACCCGCCATGGTAGATGTCTCTGAGAAAACGGTCACCACCAGAACGGCGGTGGCGCAAGGCTTGGTGGAGTTCCCGGCCGAGGTTTTCGCGCAGCTTTCGCAAGATGGTTTTCTTACCAAAAAAGGCGCAGTGCTGCAGACGGCTATCATTGCCGGGGTGATGGCGGCCAAGAAAACGTCAGACCTAATTCCGCTGTGTCACCCGTTGGCCTTGAACGCCATTAACCTGGATATTGCCCCATCCGCCACCATTGAAAACACCCTGGAAATCACCTGCACCGTGCGCTGCGAAGGCAAGACTGGCGTGGAGATGGAAGCGCTCACGGGCGTTTCTGGCGCGGCCCTCACTATTTATGACATGTGCAAAGCGCTCACGCATGACATCTCTATCTCGCAGATTACTTTACTGAAAAAGACCGGAGGCAAAAGTGACATCATCAGAAGCTAA